A window from Cryptomeria japonica chromosome 1, Sugi_1.0, whole genome shotgun sequence encodes these proteins:
- the LOC131065562 gene encoding uncharacterized protein LOC131065562 → MRLVKVRQPLASMVISQSWPLWRQSNTERATTVKHMIVDDTWWDRVEYLLSFTEPIMTMIRYTDMDHPCLGEVYDGIDLMIEKMKAIINAKEQDLEETFFKEVQSICVERWNKMTTPLHLLAFALTPKFYSDEMLAKPSRVPPYRDSEVSEGCRTALTKLFPDFEMEDLMTSEFADFVASNGQSVSALYDKYKKDSHAWWYLNGHTSPNLQTLAIKVLSQVASSSSSERNWSTYSFIHSVKRNRLAASKVEELVYVHSNLCLLTHKQNEYKDGSTKFWDVDLERTDLDFSATTQSLLSGESDSQFAASASGSEAACGSSTLPTSSNVNDDVDLDLPSDPYDAIADY, encoded by the exons ATgcgacttgtgaaggtgcgacagccacttgctagcatggtaattagtcaaagttggcccctatggaggcaatccaatactgAAAGGGCAACAACTGTAAAGCACATGATCgtagatgacacttggtgggatcgagtggaatatcttttgagtttcactgagcccatcatgactatgatccgttatactgacatggatcacccatgtttgggagaggtatatgatggcattgacttgatgattgagaaaatgaaagccatcatcaatgcaaaagagcaagatctcgaagaaactttcttcaaagaggttcaatcaatttgtgttgagcggtggaacaaaatgaccaccccactacatcttcttgcatttgcattgactcccaaattttatagtgatgaaatgcttgctaagccatcaagggtaccaccatatagagattcagaagttagtgaagggtgtaggacagcacttactaaactcttccccgattttgaaatggaggatttaatgacaagtgagtttgctgattttgtagcctccaatggtcaaagCGTTTCCGCTCTCTATGACAAGTATAAAAAGGATTctcatgcttggtggtacctcaatggccatacatcaccaaaccttcagactcttgcaatcaaagttttatcgcaa gttgctagttcctcttcatctgagcgaaattggagcacatactcctttatccactcagtgaaacGCAACCGACTGGCAGCAAGTAAGGTTGAAGAGCTcgtttatgtgcattcaaacttgtgccttcttactcataaacaaaatgagtacaaggatgggagcacaaagttttgggatgtagatctagagcgaactgatttggatttttcagctaccacacaatctttactttctggggagtctgatagccaatttgctgctagtgcaagtgggagtgaggctgcatgtggttccagtactctacctacatcatctaatgtcaatgatgatgttgatcttgatcttcctagtgacccatatgatgctattgctgattattag